The window AACAGTAATCAGTGCTGGCTTCAGCCTAGCCTCTAGCCTCCAACAGTAATCAGTGTTGGCTTCAGCCCAGCCTCCAACAGTAATCAGTGCTGAGCTGAGAGAGTCAAGCGACATGTTTATAAGCAATTAAAAACCTATTCATAATGCTCTGCTTGAAGGTGTCGAACCACAagctcccccacacacacacaccattaaattcaggggtgccttgtaaggatccgacggcgagtgggtaacctgcctttaccatcggtcctattagccaacgtacaatcattggataataaattAGATTAACTACAATCATGTCAAtcttaccaacgggacattaaaacctgtaatatcttatgtttccccgagtcgtggctgaacaatgacatgaaaaacatacagctggcgggttttacACTGAACAGCAGCCTctagtaagacaaggggtggtggtctatcCACTGTatcaggatagaacagcagcctctagtAAGACAAGGGGTAAATATGACAAGTGGTGGTGGTCTATCCActgtatcagcaggatagaacagcagcctctagtaagacaaggggtggtggtctatccactgtatcagcaggatagaacagcagcctctagtAAGACAAGGGGTAAATATGACAAGTGGTGGTGGTCTAtccactgtatcggcaggatagaacagcagcctctggtaagacaaagggtaaatatgtatatttgtaaacaacagctggagcATGAAATCTAATAGTCAGGAAGTCTCGAGATTTTGcacgcctgaggtagagtatctcatgataaactgtagaccacactatttagaAAGAGATTTcacactaagaccacactcaatgagctcagttttccacaattcctgacatttaatcctagtaaaaattccttttCTTAGGATCAttttcactttattttaagaatgtgaaatgtcagaataatagtagagagaatgatttatttcagcttttatttctttcatcagattcccagtgggtcagaagtttacatacacttaattagtatttggtagcattgcctttaaattgtttaacttgggtcaaacgtttcgggtagccttccacaattaagttgggtgaattttggccccattcctcctgacagagctggtgcaactgagtcaggtttgtaggtctccttgctcgcacacgctttttcagttctgcccacaaattttctataggattgaggtcagagcttagtgatggccactccaataccttcactttgttgtccttaagccattttgccacaactttgcttggggtcattgtccatatgAAGACCCCTTTGTGAtcaaacttcctgactgatgtcttgagatgttgcttcaatatatccacctaactttcctttctcatgatgtcatctattttgtgaagtgcaccagtccctcctgcagcaaagcaccccacaacatgatgctaccacccctgtgcttcacggttgggatggtgttcttcggcttgcaagcctccccctttttcctccaaacataacaatggtcattatggccaaacagttctatttttgtttcatcagaccagaggacatttctccaaaaagtagcttcttccttgctgagcggcctttcaggttatgtcaatataggactcgttttactgtggatatagatacttcccTCCAggacaaggtcctttgctgttgttctgtgttagtgcagggtgaactGCACACAGTGGAAATCCTGCTagggcacaccacctcagtgaTAACAGTGGACTTCCTGCTAGGAAACACCGCCTCAGTGATAACAGTGGACTTCCTGCTAGGAAACACCACCTCAGTGACAACAGGGAACTTCCTGCTAGGGGACACCGCCTCAGTGATAACAGTGAACTTCCTGCTAGGAAACACCGCCTCAGTGATAACAGTGGACTTCCTGCTaggacacaccgcctcagtgttaacagtctctctctgtggttcataggcacaccacctcagtgataacagtctctctgtggttcataggcacaccacctcagtgataacagtctctctgtggttcataggcacaccacctcagtgataacagtggacttcctgctaggacacaccacctcagtgataacagtggacttcctgctaggacacaccgcctcagtgttaacagtctctctctgtggttcattggcacaccacctcagtgttaacagtctctctgtggttcataggcacaccacctcagtgttaacagtctctctctggttcataggcacaccacctcagtgttaacagtctctctgtggttcataggcacaccacctcagtgttaacagtctctctgtggttcataggcacaccgcctcagtgataacagtctctctgtggttcataggcacaccacctcagtgttaacagtctctctgtggttcataggcacaccacctcagtgttaacagtctctctctggttcataggcacaccgcctcagtgttaacagtctctctgtggttcataggcacaccacctcagtgttaatacagcctggatttgaaacaGGGTGTCTGTTGTGATGCCTCGAGCATTGAGATGCAGACCGGAGAACCACTTGGAAGTCTGAGTGGCATTATGTCCCTGGTATAATGTatatttgctgaagcattatgatgACTCAGTGACAACAATgatagggattaactgagctgggcttgggtcattgataagtcattgccTCAACGCAGTCTTATAATGCTGTgtaaggatccaggaacccagaTGATTGGGTGCATCCCATCCTCATTAtagtgctgtgaaaggatccaggaacccagatgatttgggtggatcccatcctcattATAGTCCTTATAGTGCTGTGAAAGGATGATTTGGGTGCATCCCATCCTCATTATAATACTGTGAAAggatgatttgggtggatcccatcctcattATAGTGCTGTGAAAggatgatttgggtggatcccatcctcattATAGTGCTGTGAAAggatgatttgggtggatcccatcctcattATAAAACGTGTTGTTTCCAAAAGGTATCgaaattgtcaacaaaagttTCACCCATTGAGCTGTAATAATCACGTAGCCAGTTGTAAAGAGAAAGAATCCGGTAGCTACCGGCGTCTGGTGCCTCCAACAGATGGAGAAGCTCCGCCGTAGCTACCGGCGTCTGGTGCAGGCCTCCGACAGATGGAGAAGCCCCGCAGTAGCTACCGGCATCTGGTGCCTCCGACAGATGGAGAAGCCCCACCGGTAGCTACCGGCGTCTGGTGCAGGCCTCCGACAGATGGAGAAGCCCCGCCGGTAGCTGCCGGCGTCTGGTGCCTCCGACAGATGGAGAAGCCCCACCGGTAGCTGCCGGCGTCTGGTGCCTCCGACAGATGGAGAAGCCCCACTGGTAGCTACCGGCGTCTGGTGCCTCCGACAGATGGAGAAGCCCCACCGGTAGCTGCCAGCGTCTTGATTGTCTTTCAAGCAGACGTTAACCTGTCAGTTCAGCGGGATTCGAGGACAAGAAATAGCGTTCCTAGCTTGGTAATGTTTTAGTCTTGTCCTTTGCATGGTGTTTTGTGTTGCAGgtttagttttttggggggtaatTCATTGTCAAGCTTTAAAAACCGGAGACAGACTGCAACATTTTAGTAGCCTGGTAGCAATGACTGTGGCATGTGTCTGTATACTTTCCCTGCACTGCGCGCTGTAAACAGGACACACTGATACTGTCCCTGCACTGAGCTGTAAACAGGACACACTGATACTGTCCCTGCACTGAGCTGTAAACAGGACACACTGATACTGTCCCTGCACTGAGCTGTCAACAGGACACACTGATACTGTCCCTGCACTGAGCTGTCAACAGGACACACTGATACTGTCCCTGCACTGAGCTGTCAACAGGACACACTGATACTGTCCCTGCACTGAGCTGTCAACAGGACACACTGATACTGTCCCTGCACTGAGCTGTCAACAGGACACATGAAAGCTGCGCAATTGAAGTTGAATTCCCAGATAAGAGTGCATCTGCTTTGAACTGAACTGTTGATTCCTTTATACTGGCGCTTGTGTGTCCTATTCAGGCCACGAGCCTTGTGTTTGACTTGTGCGCTAGTGTATTACCTACGTAATGACTGATCATTCCCCTTGCTAATTTGactgtattgacattcccagccttagttacagttGCCCATGTTTTGTTCAAAAcggattgtctgtttgtttcatatatGCAGAGAGGTTAAAACAcagtcagttccactttaaacaaAAACCACAGTGTTTTTATTGATTCTACCTAATGCATCTCCCAAGTGCTTATAGGAGGGAGGATTGGTCAATCTATACTCTAAATCTATGACAACGTATTTCAGAACGGTATGTATGTTGAGGAATGGGGGACGGGGGGTTTataaggagagttgtatggctggtcCAACAGTCAGACTGCTGGACCAGCCATATATATCTACGACATGACATCACAGCTTACGGGTGCACCACGTCTGAACCCCTGCACTGGCCTGGTGGAGCAGCTGGGATGCACTGTGCATGATACATATGATATAGAACACTCAGCACACCGCTCCCTATATCTCTGTGTTCCGTGCCGGGGTCCAGGTCTATGTGTTCAGTCTAAGCAGAGAGTTTCCTGTTTAAAGCCCAGGGTCAGTGGAGCGGTCCAGCTCAGCCCCAGGGGGTCGCATAAACATGTGCCGGACTCCAGCCCCAGGCCCAACAACAGCCCTCCACTACCCATGTTCAGCCCCAGGCCCACCAACAGCCCCCCACTACCCATGTTCAGCCCCAGGCTCACCAACAGCCCTCCACTACTCATGTCCAGCCCAAGGCCCACCAACAGCCCTCTACTACCCATGTTCAGCCCCAGGCCCAACAACAGCCCTCTCCACTACCCATGTCCAGCCCCAGGCTCACCAACAGCCCTCCACTACCCATGTTCAGCCCCCAGGCCCACCAACAGCCCCCCACTACCCATGTTCAGCCCCCAGGCCCACCAACAGCCCTCCACTACCCGTGTTTAGCCCCAGGCCCACCAACAGCCCCCCACTACCCATGTTCAGCCCCAGGCGCAACAACAGCCCTTCACTACCCATGTCCAGCCCCAGGCCCACCACCGGCCCCCACTACCCATGTTCAGCCCCAGGCCCAACAACAGCCCCCTACTACCCATGTTCAGCCCCAGGCCCAACAACAGCCCTCCACTACCCATGTCCAGCCCCAGGCTCACCAACAGCCCTCCACTACCCATGTTCAGCCCCAGGCCCAACAACAGCCCTCCACTACCCATGTCCAGCCCCAGGCTCACCAACAGCCCTCCACTACCCATGTCCAGCCCCAGGCCCACCAACAGCCCCCCTACTACCCATGTTCAGCCCCAGGCCCACCAACAGCCCTACACTACCCGTGTTTAGCCCCAGGCCCAACAACAGCCCCCACTACCCATGTTCAGCCCCAGGCCCACCAACAGCCCCCCACTACCCATGTTTAGCCCCAGGCCCACCAACAGCCCTCCACTACCCATGTTCAGCCCCAGGCCCACCAACAGCCCCTACTACCCATGTTTAGCCCCAGGCCCACCAACAGCCCTCCACTACCCATGTTCAGCCCCAGGCCCACCAACAGCCCTCTACTACCCATGTTCAGCCCCAGGCTCACCAACAGCCCTCCACTACCCATGTTCAGCCCCCCCACTACCCATGTTCAGGCCCAACAACAGCCCTCCACTACCCATGTCCAGCCCCAGGCCCACCAACAGCCCCCACTACCCATGTTCAGCCCCAGGCCCACCACCGGCCCAACAACAGCCCTCCACTACCCATGTCCAGCCCCAGGCTCACCAACAGCCCTCCACTACTCATGTCCAGCCCCAGGCCCACCAACAGCCCTCCACTACCCATGTCCAGCCCCAGGCCCACCAACAGCCCTCCACTACTCATGTCCAGCCCCAGGCTCACCAACAGCCCTCCACTACTCATGTCCAGCCCCAGGCCCACCAACAGCCCTCCACTACCCATGTTCAGCCCCAGGCCCAAAAACAGCCCTCCACTACCCATGTCCAGCCCCAGGCTCACCAACAGCCCTCCACTACCCATGTCCAGCCCCAGGCCCACCAACAGCCCCCCTACTACCCATGTTTAGCCCCAGGCCCACCAACAGCCCTCCACTACCCATGTTCAGCCCTAGGCCCAACAACAGCCCTCCACTACCCATGTTCAGCCCCAGGCCCAACAACAGCCCTCTCCACTACCCATGTCCAGCCCCAGGCTCACCAACAGCCCTCCACTAATCATGTCCAGCCCCAGGCCCAACAACAGCCCCCCACTACCCATGTTCAGCCCCAGGCCCACCAACAGCCCCACACTACCCATGTTCAGCCCCAGGCTCATCAACAGCCCCCCACTACCCATGTCCAGCCCCAGGCCCACCAACAGCCCTCCACTACCCATGTCCAGCCCCAGGCCCACCAACAGCCCTCCACTACCCATGTTCAGCCCCAGGCCCACCAACAGCCCTCCACTACCCATGTTCAGCCCCAGGCCCACCAACAGCCCCTACTACCCATGTTTAGCCCCAGGCCCACCAACAGCCCCCCACTACCCATGTTCAGCCCCAGGCCCACCAACAGCCCCCCTACTACCCATGTTCAGCCCCAGGCCCACCAACAGCCCTACTACCCATGTTTAGCCCCAGGCCCACCAACAGCCCCCCACTACCCATGTTCAGCCCCAGGCCCACAAACAGCCCCCTACTACCCATGTTTAGCCCCAAGCCCACCAACAGCCCCCCACTACCCATGTTCAGCCCCAGGCCCAACAACAGCCCTCTACTACCCATGTCCAGCCCCAGGCCCACCAACAGCCCCCCACTACCCATGTTCAGCCCCAAGCCCACCAACAGCCCCCCACTACCCATGTTCAGCCCCAGGCCCAACAACAGCCCTCCACTACCCATGTCCAGCCCCAGGCCCACCAACAGCCCCCCACTACCCATGTTCAGCCCCAGGCCCAACAACAGCCCTCCACTACCCATGTTCATCCCCCAGGCCCACCAACAGCCCCCCACTACCCATGTTCAGCCCCCAGGCCCACAAACAGCCCTCCACTACCCGTGTTTAGCCCCAGGCCCACCAACAGCCCCCCACTACCCATGTTCAGCCCCAGGCCCAACAACAGCCCTTCACTACCCATGTCCAGCCCCAGGCCCACCACCGGCCCCCACTACCCATGTTCAGCCCCAGGCCCAACAACAGCCCCCTACTACCCATGTTCAGCCCCAGGCACAACAACAGCCCTCCACTACCCATGTCCAGCCCCAGGCTCACCAACAGCCCTCCACTACTCATGTCCAGCCCCAGGCCCTCCACTACCCATGTTCAGCCCCAGGCCCAACAACAGCCCTCCACTACCCATGTCCAGCCCCAGGCTCACCAACAGCCCTCCACTACCCATGTTCAGCCCCAGGCCCACCAACAGCCCCCACTACCCATGTTCAGCCCCCAGGCCCACCAACAGCCCTACACTACCCGTGTTTAGCCCCAGGCCCACCAACAGCCCCCCACTACCCATGTTCAGCCCCAGGCCCACCAACAGCCCCCACTACCCATGTTTAGCCCCAGGCCCACCAACAGCCCCCCACTACCCATGTTCAGGCCCAACAACAGCCCTCCACTACCCATGTCCAGCCCCAGGCCCACCAACAGCCCCCCACTACCCATGTTCAGCCCCAGACCCACCACCGGCCCCCACTACCCATGTTCAGCCCCAGGCCCAACAACAGCCCCCTACTACCCATGTTCAGCCCCAGGCCCAACAACAGCCCTCCACTACCCATGTCCAGCCCCAGGCTCACCAACAGCCCTCCACTACTCATGTCCAGCCCCAGGCCCACCAACAGCCCTCCACTACCCATGTTGAGCCCCAGGCCCAAAAACAGCCCTCCACTACCCATGTCCAGCCCCAGGCTCACCAACAGCCCTCCACTACCCATGTCCAGCCCCAGGCCCACCAACAGCCCCCCTACTACCCATGTTTAGCCCCAGGCCCACCAACAGCCCTCCACTACCCATGTTCAGCCCTAGGCCCAACAACAGCCCCCCACTACCCATGTTCAGCCCCAGGCCCAACAACAGCCCTCCACTACCCATGTCCAGCCCCAGGCTCACCAACAGCCCTCCACTACTCATGTCCAGCCCGAGGCCCACCAACAGCCCTCCACTACCCATGTTCAGCCCCAGGCCCAACAACAGCCCTCTCCACTACCCATGTCCAGCCCCAGGCTCACCAACAGCCCTCCACTAATCATGTCCAGCCCCAGGCCCAACAACAGCCCCCCACTACCCATGTTCAGCCCCAGGCCACCAACAGCCCCACACTACCCATGTTCAGCCCCAGGCTCATCAACAGCCCCCCCACTACCCATGTCCAGCCCCAGGCCCACCAACAGCCCTCCACTACCCATGTCCAGCCCCAGGCCCACCAACAGCCCTCCACTACTCATGTCCAGCCCCAGGCTCACCAACAGCCCTCCACTACTCATGTCCAGCCCCAGGCCCACCAACAGCCCTACTACCCATGTTTAGCCCCAGGCCCACCAACAGCCCCCCACTACCCATGTTCAGCCCCAGGCCCACAAACAGCCCCCTACTACCCATGTTTAGCCCCAAGCCCACCAACAGCCCTCCACTACTCATGTCCAGCCCCAGCCCCCAGGCCCAACAACAGCCCTCCACTACCCATGTTCAGCCCCAGGCCCACCAACAGCCCTCTCCACTACCCATGTCCAGCCCCAGGCCCACCAACAGCCCTCTCCACTACTCATGTCCAGCCCCAGGCTCACCAACAGCCCCCCACTACTCATGTCCAGCCCCAGGCCCACCAACAGCCCTCTCCACTACCCATTTCCAGCCCCAGGCTCACCAACAGCCCTCCACTACTCATGTCCAGCCCCAGGCCCACCAACAGCCCTCCACTACCCATGTCCAGCCCCAGGCCCAACAACAGCCCTCCACTACTCATGTCCAGCCCCAGGCCCACCTAGGCAGTAGTAACCCATAACAAGTCCCTCCAGCAGTTGACGTTCCAAGTTATGGCCGTATTGTTTATCTGACGGAATTCTCTAATGAATGGACATATTTCTATAAACCTTGAATGAATCATTTTATGGGTGGACACCCTAtgatgttgaaggctgagctgtagttgataaACAGCACTCTTATATAGTGGATGTGTTAATcttatccagatgggatagggccgtGTTGGGCCGGTACGGAAGTTTGTATTGGGTCTAAGGCAGCtgttcccaaactggggtatgtgCAATgctgtcgggggtacgccaaataaaaatgtgattcacatttttttttaaatatattattatttatttttttacttcacattttcaaacccTTTAGTAAAggccatagagacacataccatcTCTACTGttggtactgctactaccagcagtactacaacctgcacctgtcgacgacacaagctgttctgcttccacgagctcATCCAATTccagcatcagtaattctacatttgttgttagcccagctagcatggacactgacagatgtgaatctgatgcagccgaagagctactgtccccttacccaggaaagc of the Oncorhynchus kisutch isolate 150728-3 unplaced genomic scaffold, Okis_V2 scaffold3554, whole genome shotgun sequence genome contains:
- the LOC116371703 gene encoding extensin-like, producing the protein MFSPRPTNSPPLPMFSPRPTNSPPLPMFSPRPTNSPYYPCLAPGPPTALHYPCSAPGPPTALYYPCSAPGSPTALHYPCSAPPLPMFRPNNSPPLPMSSPRPTNSPHYPCSAPGPPPAQQQPSTTHVQPQAHQQPSTTHVQPQAHQQPSTTHVQPQAHQQPSTTHVQPQAHQQPSTTHVQPQAHQQPSTTHVQPQAQKQPSTTHVQPQAHQQPSTTHVQPQAHQQPPYYPCLAPGPPTALHYPCSALGPTTALHYPCSAPGPTTALSTTHVQPQAHQQPSTNHVQPQAQQQPPTTHVQPQAHQQPHTTHVQPQAHQQPPTTHVQPQAHQQPSTTHVQPQAHQQPSTTHVQPQAHQQPSTTHVQPQAHQQPLLPMFSPRPTNSPPLPMFSPSPRPTNSPLLPMFSPKPTNSPPLPMFSPRPNNSPLLPMSSPRPTNSPPLPMFSPKPTNSPPLPMFSPRPNNSPPLPMSSPRPTNSPPLPMFSPRPNNSPPLPMFIPQAHQQPPTTHPQAHQQPPTTHVQPQAQQQPFTTHVQPQAHHRPPLPMFSPRPNNSPLLPMFSPRHNNSPPLPMSSPRLTNSPPLLMSSPRPSTTHVQPQAQQQPSTTHVQPQAHQQPSTTHVQPQAHQQPPLPMFSPQAHQQPYTTRV
- the LOC109886530 gene encoding extensin-like; translated protein: MFSPRPTNSPHYPCLAPGPPTAPHYPCSGPTTALHYPCPAPGPPTAPHYPCSAPDPPPAPTTHVQPQAQQQPPTTHVQPQAQQQPSTTHVQPQAHQQPSTTHVQPQAHQQPSTTHVEPQAQKQPSTTHVQPQAHQQPSTTHVQPQAHQQPPYYPCLAPGPPTALHYPCSALGPTTAPHYPCSAPGPTTALHYPCPAPGSPTALHYSCPARGPPTALHYPCSAPGPTTALSTTHVQPQAHQQPSTNHVQPQAQQQPPTTHVQPQATNSPTLPMFSPRLINSPPTTHVQPQAHQQPSTTHVQPQAHQQPSTTHVQPQAHQQPSTTHVQPQAHQQPYYPCLAPGPPTAPHYPCSAPGPQTAPYYPCLAPSPPTALHYSCPAPAPRPNNSPPLPMFSPRPTNSPLHYPCPAPGPPTALSTTHVQPQAHQQPPTTHVQPQAHQQPSPLPISSPRLTNSPPLLMSSPRPTNSPPLPMSSPRPNNSPPLLMSSPRPT